The following nucleotide sequence is from Pseudobdellovibrionaceae bacterium.
TAGGAGAAAATAGTCGAACTGTTGCTCTTGATATTGAAGATAAAATCAAGGAAATCAAAAAAAGTATTCCTGACTGGGTGAAGCTTGAAACAATCTACAACAGGTCAGAGTTAGTCAACAGCACTTTAGGAACCGTAGAAAAAAACCTACTTTTCGGTGCCTTCTTAGTTGCCTTGATACTTCTTATTATCATCGGTAATTTCCGTGTTGCTATTATTACGGCGATTACTATTCCTCTTTCGCTTCTAACTACGTTCATACTTATGCGCTATTTCAATGTGTCCGGTAACTTAATGAGCCTTGGAGCATTAGATTTTGGAATTATTATTGATGGGGCTGTTATCGTTATGGATAACTGTGTTCGATTTGTTTCAAAGAAGGCCAAAGAACATGGTCGACCCTTATCTCGTGAGGAAATCAAGAAGGCGGTTCTTGAAGCGACCATAGAGATTCGCTCTGCCGCAGGTTTCGGGCAAATGATTATTATCGTAGTATTTCTTCCAATCTTTGCTCTAACAGGTGTTGAGGCAAAAATGTTTGTGCCTATGGCAGCCGCATTTTGCTTTGCCCTAGGGTCGGCTTTCATTTTTTCTTTCACTACAATACCAGCACTTGCGGCAAATTTTTTATCAGGAAATGCTTCTAGCAAGCAACCTTGGATCATGACTCAGATAGAGAAGGTTTATAACCCAATCATTCATGCTGCTCTAAAGATGAAACTCGCTATTGTTGGGGTTGGTGTTGGAGCTATCGCTGCTGGCATAATTTTATTTTCTTTTTTAGGGTCAGATTTTTTGCCCCAATTAGATGAAGGGTCCATTGCTGTTCAGTTTGTCAGACCAACAAACATCAGCATAGATCAATCTGTTGAAATGCAAAAACTTTCTGAAAAAGTAATTTTAGAGTTTCCAGAAGTGAGCCGGGTTCTTTCTAGAATCGGAACCGCAGAGGTGGCAACCGATCCTATGGGGCCAAATCTCTCTGATACTTATATTTTACTAAAGGAGAAAACCAAATGGCCATTACAAGATGGTCGCAAGAGAACAAAAAATGGACTTATCGCTGATATCAAAGAAAAATTAGAGTCACTCATTCCTGGGCAGACTCTTATATTTTCTCAGCCAATTCAGTTGAGATTCAACGAGCTTTTAGAAGGAGTACGTGCAGACGTGGCCTTAAAAGTTTTTGGTGAAGACATGGATCAAATAACCGAAGTAGCTGCTCAAGCCGCACAAATTGTGGGTCGTATTCAAGGTGTTGGTGAGGCCGAGGAAGAAACTAAAGGCAAGTCCCCTGTATTAAGAATAAACCCCATTAATTCAGAGCTTCAACGCTTGGGATTGGCCAAGGAAAATGTTCTTTCTACGGTGGAAACTGCAATTGGAGGTACAGAGGCCGGTAGCTTGTACGAAGGAGTAATGAGATTTCCAATCGTTGTACGTCTGAATGAGAATGACCGCTCAAGCTTGGCTTCAATTAAAGAAGTTCCCGTTGGCGTTGGCGAAAACTTTACGATCCCCATTAAGGATTTAGCTGAAGTCAAAATTGAAGAAACCTTTAGCGATATCCGAAGGGAGTCCTCCAAAAAACGAGCCGCCGTTCTTGTCAATGTTAGAGGCAGGGATACAGCAAGTTTTGTTGAAGAGGCTAAGGCGGCAGTCGATAAAGAACTTAAGCTCCCGTCAGGTACTTACATTGAATGGGGTGGGAGTTTTAAAAACTTGGAGAAGGCAAGAAATCGGCTGATGATTGTTGTACCTTTAGCCTTACTTTTGGTTTTCGTAATGATCTTTATGGCATTTAAGAGTTTAACTCAGACCTTTATCATTTTTGGCTGCATTCCTATGGCCCTAGTCGGTGGGGTTATTGGTTTAATGCTAAACGGTTTGAACTTTAGTATTTCCGCTGCCATTGGCTTTATTGCACTTTCTGGTATCGCTGTACTCAATGGCGTTGTCTTGGTGAGCTACTTTAATAAACTCAAACTTGATGGTTTGACGGGAGATGAGTTGATTCGACAAGGAACCAAGATGAGGTTGAGACCAGTTTTGATGACAGCATCAGCGGCTGCATTTGGGTTTCTACCTATGATGCTGTCTACAGGAAGTGGAGCCGAAGTCCAAAGGCCTTTAGCTTCGGTGGTTGTTGGGGGAATTATCTCAGCGACAATCTTGACACTCATTGTTCTACCTATTGTCTATCGACTATTGGAAAGTAAAATGAAAGTTGTCGATTCTGGTATGAGTCACTAATGTCATGAAGAGTGGTCACTCAGTGTACTTGGGAGGTATAAATGGCTGATTCTTGCTGTCAAAAGAAGGGGGACGATTTAAAGTTACTTGCAAAGAGGCAAGCAAATGTTCTTTGGATCGTACTCGGAATTAATTTGACAATGTTCTTTGTGGAGTTTGCATCTGGAATTTATTATCAGTCACTAGCTTTAACTGGTGATTCCTTAGATATGTTTGGCGATGCTTTAGCTTATGGCAGCAGCCTCTATGTGGTTTCAAAAGGAATCTCTGCAAAGGCAAGGGCATCCCAATTCAAAGCAGTTTTGATGATTGTTTTAGGTATCGCATTTGGAGTCAATGCGACATATAAAGTCTTCTTTGAAGCCAATCCCAATCCAACAGCAATGGTAGTCATTGGGGTAATAGCTTTAGGGCTCAACCTTGTTTGCTTGGCCTTACTGAATCGCCACAAATCTGATGACATCAATTTTACGTCTGTATGGTTGTGTTCTCGTAATGACATTATTGCCAATACATCAGTGCTTGTGGCGGCCGGTTTAGTAGCGATTACTGGCACAAAGTGGCCCGATTTAATAGTGGGAGGAGCCATTGCCTTTTTGTTTTTAAGGTCAGCGTTTTTCATACTGAAAGAGTCAAAATCCATTCTTAAAGAGGCTAATGCGTGAAATCATTTTTTGCATAAAGTCATATTGTTTATACGTTTATTTGGCTCTAAATCTAAAATTTTCATTT
It contains:
- a CDS encoding efflux RND transporter permease subunit — encoded protein: MLNKLIKTAIYNKGLTFTLTLVAIFAGWMSFQTLPIDAVPDITNVQVQVNTAVEGLIPEEIEKFITYPVESEMGGIPDVDEIRSITRFGLSQVTIIFEEGTDIYRARQLVSEKLQSIKDDLPGGVQPKLGPITTGLGEIYFYALEAKKEAQGQERLEQLMELRAINEWLIKPRLLTVKGVAEVNAIGGYEKQYFVKPRLKDLSKYGIHLHEVVEAIERNNRNTGGGYIQQTAEQLLIQATGLVRSPKDIEDIVIKKLPNFRTVTVGDIAAVALDRELRTGAALVNGQESIIGTALMLLGENSRTVALDIEDKIKEIKKSIPDWVKLETIYNRSELVNSTLGTVEKNLLFGAFLVALILLIIIGNFRVAIITAITIPLSLLTTFILMRYFNVSGNLMSLGALDFGIIIDGAVIVMDNCVRFVSKKAKEHGRPLSREEIKKAVLEATIEIRSAAGFGQMIIIVVFLPIFALTGVEAKMFVPMAAAFCFALGSAFIFSFTTIPALAANFLSGNASSKQPWIMTQIEKVYNPIIHAALKMKLAIVGVGVGAIAAGIILFSFLGSDFLPQLDEGSIAVQFVRPTNISIDQSVEMQKLSEKVILEFPEVSRVLSRIGTAEVATDPMGPNLSDTYILLKEKTKWPLQDGRKRTKNGLIADIKEKLESLIPGQTLIFSQPIQLRFNELLEGVRADVALKVFGEDMDQITEVAAQAAQIVGRIQGVGEAEEETKGKSPVLRINPINSELQRLGLAKENVLSTVETAIGGTEAGSLYEGVMRFPIVVRLNENDRSSLASIKEVPVGVGENFTIPIKDLAEVKIEETFSDIRRESSKKRAAVLVNVRGRDTASFVEEAKAAVDKELKLPSGTYIEWGGSFKNLEKARNRLMIVVPLALLLVFVMIFMAFKSLTQTFIIFGCIPMALVGGVIGLMLNGLNFSISAAIGFIALSGIAVLNGVVLVSYFNKLKLDGLTGDELIRQGTKMRLRPVLMTASAAAFGFLPMMLSTGSGAEVQRPLASVVVGGIISATILTLIVLPIVYRLLESKMKVVDSGMSH
- a CDS encoding cation transporter, which translates into the protein MADSCCQKKGDDLKLLAKRQANVLWIVLGINLTMFFVEFASGIYYQSLALTGDSLDMFGDALAYGSSLYVVSKGISAKARASQFKAVLMIVLGIAFGVNATYKVFFEANPNPTAMVVIGVIALGLNLVCLALLNRHKSDDINFTSVWLCSRNDIIANTSVLVAAGLVAITGTKWPDLIVGGAIAFLFLRSAFFILKESKSILKEANA